In Numidum massiliense, a single genomic region encodes these proteins:
- a CDS encoding aminotransferase class I/II-fold pyridoxal phosphate-dependent enzyme: MTRLAQAVQAIPPSGIRKYFDLAAQMEGVISLGVGEPDFITPWHVREAAISALEDGYTSYTPNSGLPALCREISRYLSKRFAVVTDPEEEILVTVGASEGIDLAIRAITDPGDEILLVEPCYVSYEPIIRLAGGVPVKIATTQATNFKLTPQHIREKVTAKTKAIIFSYPNNPTGAIMTRKELLEIAKVVQQLDLLVISDEIYAELTYTGHPVSFASLPGMKDRTVLLSGFSKAFAMTGWRIGYAAGPRDIVQAMTKIHQYTMLCAPINAQMAALEALQHGFSDMRRMVDSYAQRRNYVTHALREIGLDSFEPEGAFYAFPDISATGLSSDQFAERLILEEKVAVVPGHVFGSSGEGHVRCSYATSIEKLREAMARMERFVARYAKQHSRTHLG; the protein is encoded by the coding sequence GTGACCCGTTTAGCGCAGGCCGTACAGGCTATTCCCCCGTCTGGTATTCGCAAGTACTTCGATTTGGCTGCGCAAATGGAAGGGGTTATTTCGCTCGGCGTCGGTGAACCAGACTTCATCACCCCGTGGCACGTCCGCGAGGCAGCGATCTCGGCCCTCGAAGACGGCTATACGAGTTATACGCCGAACAGTGGGTTACCCGCGCTATGCCGCGAGATTTCTCGCTATTTGTCTAAGCGGTTCGCCGTCGTAACCGATCCGGAAGAGGAAATTCTCGTCACCGTCGGGGCGAGTGAAGGGATCGACCTCGCCATCCGCGCCATCACAGACCCGGGCGACGAAATTTTACTCGTTGAGCCGTGCTACGTGTCGTACGAGCCGATTATCCGCCTCGCGGGCGGCGTACCGGTCAAAATCGCGACGACGCAAGCGACAAACTTTAAACTGACTCCGCAGCACATTCGCGAGAAGGTGACGGCAAAAACGAAAGCAATCATTTTTTCTTATCCAAACAACCCGACCGGGGCGATCATGACGCGTAAAGAACTGCTGGAAATCGCCAAGGTCGTGCAGCAACTCGACTTACTCGTCATATCGGATGAAATTTACGCTGAACTGACGTATACCGGACATCCGGTAAGCTTCGCCTCGCTGCCGGGGATGAAAGATCGTACAGTGCTCCTCTCCGGTTTTTCCAAAGCATTCGCCATGACGGGCTGGCGCATCGGCTATGCTGCCGGTCCGCGCGACATCGTGCAGGCGATGACGAAAATTCACCAATACACGATGCTCTGTGCGCCGATCAACGCGCAAATGGCGGCGCTCGAAGCGCTGCAACACGGTTTTTCCGATATGCGGCGCATGGTCGACAGCTACGCACAGCGCCGCAACTACGTCACACACGCTTTGCGCGAGATCGGTTTAGACAGTTTTGAACCAGAAGGCGCGTTTTACGCCTTTCCCGATATTAGTGCCACTGGCCTCTCGTCGGACCAATTTGCAGAAAGGCTAATTCTAGAAGAAAAAGTCGCTGTCGTTCCCGGCCACGTCTTTGGCTCCTCCGGCGAAGGCCACGTCCGCTGTTCATATGCGACGTCAATCGAAAAACTGCGCGAAGCAATGG
- a CDS encoding Lrp/AsnC family transcriptional regulator, with translation MNASKQRELLKLLEENSRYDYETLAAMLNVSINEIKESITTLEQERIIVKYPTLVNWEKFSENDRVTALIEVKVTPKRDVGFDHVAKRIYRFPEVTSVYLVSGAFDLCVIVEGKTVKEVASFVSQKLATIDSVNATATHFLLKKYKHDGIVLDEADDDQRMVMAP, from the coding sequence TTGAACGCATCAAAACAGAGAGAGCTATTAAAGCTACTGGAAGAGAACAGCCGTTACGACTATGAAACACTTGCCGCCATGTTAAACGTATCTATTAACGAAATAAAAGAGAGTATCACCACGTTAGAACAAGAACGGATCATCGTCAAATATCCCACTCTCGTCAATTGGGAAAAATTCTCCGAGAACGATCGCGTCACTGCGCTTATCGAAGTGAAAGTGACACCGAAGCGCGACGTCGGTTTCGACCACGTCGCCAAGCGCATTTACCGCTTTCCGGAAGTCACCTCGGTGTACCTCGTGTCCGGCGCATTCGATTTGTGTGTCATCGTCGAAGGAAAAACGGTAAAAGAAGTCGCCTCCTTCGTCTCGCAAAAACTAGCGACGATCGATTCGGTGAACGCAACCGCCACTCACTTTTTATTGAAAAAATACAAACACGACGGCATCGTCCTCGATGAAGCGGACGACGACCAGCGGATGGTGATGGCGCCGTGA
- a CDS encoding DUF2512 family protein → MQRHLRALGIKLAVSTAALVIFVKHAATFPNILLAAVIFTVIGYFVGDLMVFPRTGKVASAVIDALFVWILVAILFKNISALTPVLAAVAIGLSELYLHTAYERRETAT, encoded by the coding sequence TTGCAACGACATCTCCGTGCACTCGGCATTAAACTCGCCGTCTCGACAGCCGCTCTCGTCATTTTTGTAAAACACGCCGCCACATTCCCGAACATTTTGCTCGCTGCGGTCATTTTTACGGTCATCGGTTATTTTGTCGGCGACTTAATGGTCTTTCCCCGAACCGGAAAAGTCGCCTCGGCCGTCATTGACGCGCTGTTCGTGTGGATACTCGTCGCCATCCTTTTTAAAAACATCAGCGCACTCACCCCGGTACTCGCCGCTGTCGCGATCGGCTTGAGCGAATTGTATTTACATACGGCATACGAAAGACGCGAAACAGCTACGTAG
- a CDS encoding response regulator, with protein MNTTGKSILVVEDDAKIRELIKVYLEQAGFEVIEAGDGREAKQLFQREDPCFVIIDLMLPETSGESVCEWIRTELKSDVPLMMVTAKVAEQDRVRGLQMGADDYMTKPFSPRELVARVETVLRRTAHRCNKLTYRGIVLKPQKREVKFHGHPVALTPHEFQLLHFFMRHPNQILTRSQLLDELYPHDDKVVSERTIDVHIGKVREKLGRIEAEVELIETVRGMGYRFVAY; from the coding sequence ATGAATACGACGGGCAAATCGATTTTAGTCGTAGAGGACGATGCAAAAATACGCGAGCTCATTAAAGTTTATTTAGAACAGGCCGGGTTCGAAGTCATCGAAGCGGGCGACGGGCGCGAGGCGAAGCAACTGTTCCAGCGGGAAGACCCGTGCTTCGTCATTATCGACCTCATGCTGCCCGAAACGAGTGGGGAGTCGGTTTGTGAGTGGATTCGCACGGAATTGAAAAGCGACGTGCCACTCATGATGGTGACGGCGAAAGTGGCGGAACAAGACCGGGTGCGCGGCTTGCAAATGGGGGCCGACGACTACATGACAAAACCGTTCAGCCCGCGAGAACTCGTCGCGCGCGTGGAAACCGTGTTGCGTCGCACGGCCCACCGCTGCAATAAGCTCACGTACCGCGGAATCGTCCTCAAACCGCAGAAGCGCGAGGTGAAGTTTCACGGCCACCCTGTCGCGCTCACGCCGCACGAGTTTCAGTTGTTGCACTTTTTCATGCGCCACCCGAACCAAATTTTAACGCGTAGTCAATTGTTGGACGAACTTTATCCGCACGACGACAAAGTGGTGAGCGAGCGAACGATTGACGTGCACATCGGCAAAGTACGGGAAAAACTCGGGCGTATCGAGGCAGAGGTGGAATTGATTGAAACGGTTCGAGGGATGGGGTACCGTTTTGTCGCTTATTAA
- a CDS encoding sensor histidine kinase translates to MKRFEGWGTVLSLIKGKLGALLASRRDKVQAVEQNGSGQGRHRASCSSEQQAEQSNSASQVQRVGDARSIKGDPPAKRNGKVLWKLIALNSVVIGIVVWLAAFSVKEFACYLVAQYPLLDTEKSAAFSRTMQSYLVDVSLFAISIAAVFHYLFVRKLLKPLQQLTAAAQQMTTGAYPAPLPRVSRDEIGQLTDTFNRMIAQLKRVDRERSELLQNVAHELRTPLTNVSGYLEALSSGVLEGNRQLYESLYDEATRLTQLVDQLQQLNVWEGQAAVRTFGEVSIEDVVTQSEQSFALEFAANEIACDIRVEEAQVWGDAAGLKQVVDNLLRNALTFDEGGWLRVTGEQRGSEYCVTVTNRGQAIPPEQAETIFTRFSRVEESRSRDTGGAGLGLAIVKEIVTQHGGRVGLRTGAGQRHAFWFTVPLAEQVK, encoded by the coding sequence TTGAAACGGTTCGAGGGATGGGGTACCGTTTTGTCGCTTATTAAGGGAAAATTAGGTGCTCTACTAGCGTCGCGAAGGGACAAGGTTCAGGCCGTGGAACAAAACGGCAGTGGCCAAGGGCGTCATAGGGCCAGTTGCAGTAGCGAACAGCAAGCGGAACAGAGTAACAGCGCGTCGCAAGTTCAGCGGGTAGGTGACGCTCGTTCCATAAAGGGCGATCCCCCCGCCAAGCGAAACGGCAAGGTTTTGTGGAAGCTTATCGCACTGAACAGTGTCGTCATCGGCATCGTCGTTTGGCTCGCTGCCTTCTCCGTGAAAGAATTTGCCTGTTACCTCGTCGCACAGTACCCACTACTCGATACGGAAAAAAGTGCCGCGTTCAGTCGTACGATGCAGTCGTATTTAGTCGACGTCAGTCTGTTCGCGATTAGCATTGCTGCCGTCTTTCACTACTTATTCGTACGCAAACTATTAAAACCGCTGCAGCAATTAACGGCGGCAGCCCAGCAAATGACTACGGGAGCTTATCCCGCGCCGCTGCCGCGCGTCTCCCGTGACGAAATTGGGCAATTGACCGATACGTTTAACCGTATGATTGCGCAGTTAAAGCGAGTCGACAGGGAGCGGAGCGAGTTATTGCAAAACGTCGCGCACGAGCTGCGCACGCCGCTAACGAACGTAAGTGGCTACTTAGAGGCGTTAAGTAGCGGCGTACTCGAGGGTAACCGCCAGTTGTACGAGTCGCTTTACGACGAAGCGACTCGACTGACGCAGTTGGTCGATCAATTGCAGCAGTTAAACGTTTGGGAAGGCCAAGCTGCGGTCCGCACGTTTGGCGAGGTGTCTATTGAGGACGTCGTGACGCAAAGCGAGCAGTCGTTTGCGCTCGAGTTTGCCGCTAACGAGATCGCGTGCGACATACGCGTGGAGGAGGCGCAAGTTTGGGGCGATGCGGCTGGACTAAAGCAAGTGGTCGACAATTTACTGCGGAACGCGCTCACGTTTGACGAAGGCGGTTGGCTGCGCGTAACGGGAGAGCAGCGGGGCAGCGAATATTGCGTCACGGTGACGAACCGCGGACAGGCGATTCCACCGGAGCAGGCCGAAACAATTTTTACTCGCTTCAGTCGCGTAGAGGAATCGCGCAGCCGCGATACAGGTGGCGCGGGTCTCGGGTTAGCCATCGTCAAGGAGATTGTGACTCAGCACGGCGGACGCGTCGGCCTGCGCACAGGCGCTGGGCAGCGGCACGCGTTTTGGTTTACGGTTCCGCTCGCCGAACAGGTGAAATAA
- a CDS encoding TlpA family protein disulfide reductase, whose translation MRWGNILIGLALAALAIGAIVMNLPSDDNKKKTAEENKQEATATNGGAQEDKNAPQAQTPEEKGDGKEDKSEKGADKQGKPKRDVKPQKGFVAPEFALAKMGGGETVSLSANNGKPTLVNFWASWCGPCRIEMPDMQEAYEKYGDKLNFLMVNMTFTEKSDSDAPNYIKEEGYTFPVLMDENGDVAEQYAVLAVPSTFMIDENGVVVERVQGLVPAETLQALIEQLVD comes from the coding sequence ATGCGTTGGGGAAATATTTTGATCGGATTGGCGCTCGCCGCGTTGGCGATCGGGGCGATCGTGATGAACTTGCCGAGCGACGACAACAAAAAAAAGACAGCCGAGGAGAACAAACAAGAAGCGACGGCGACGAACGGCGGTGCGCAAGAGGACAAGAACGCACCGCAGGCGCAAACGCCAGAGGAAAAAGGCGACGGCAAAGAAGATAAGAGCGAGAAAGGTGCCGATAAACAAGGAAAACCGAAGCGGGACGTTAAGCCGCAAAAAGGCTTCGTCGCACCTGAGTTCGCCTTAGCCAAAATGGGGGGCGGCGAAACAGTTTCCTTATCGGCTAACAACGGCAAGCCGACGCTCGTCAATTTTTGGGCTTCGTGGTGTGGGCCGTGTCGCATCGAAATGCCCGACATGCAGGAAGCGTACGAAAAGTACGGCGACAAGTTGAATTTTCTAATGGTCAACATGACTTTTACGGAAAAGTCTGATAGCGATGCGCCGAATTACATTAAAGAAGAAGGCTACACGTTTCCGGTTTTAATGGACGAAAACGGCGATGTGGCGGAGCAGTACGCCGTGTTGGCTGTCCCGTCGACGTTTATGATCGATGAAAACGGAGTCGTCGTGGAAAGAGTCCAAGGCTTAGTGCCAGCGGAGACGTTGCAAGCGTTAATTGAACAATTGGTCGACTAA
- a CDS encoding cytochrome c biogenesis CcdA family protein, translated as MQADVSIWLAFGAGFLSFISPCCLPLYPSYISYITGVSVTQLQEKGQSFTMRKLTMLHTLFFIIGFSIIFFAMGYTASWIGDFFVANQRMIRMLGGVLIILMGIFLMGIFTPKFLMREKRLTIKNKPAGFLGSILVGIVFAAGWTPCNGPILAMVLSLAASYPTQGFVFIFAYILGFAIPFFVMAFFIGETKWILRHSSKIMKVGGGIMVLVGILLYTDKMTLITTSLVDLFGGFQGF; from the coding sequence ATGCAAGCCGATGTGTCCATCTGGTTGGCGTTCGGCGCTGGATTCCTCTCCTTTATTTCGCCGTGTTGCTTGCCGCTGTACCCGTCGTACATTTCCTATATAACTGGTGTGTCGGTCACGCAATTGCAAGAGAAGGGGCAGTCGTTTACGATGCGTAAACTGACCATGCTACACACGCTCTTTTTCATCATCGGATTTTCGATCATATTTTTCGCCATGGGCTATACCGCTTCTTGGATCGGCGACTTTTTCGTCGCCAATCAAAGAATGATTCGCATGTTGGGCGGGGTTTTGATCATCTTAATGGGGATTTTCTTGATGGGCATCTTTACGCCAAAATTTTTAATGCGCGAGAAACGGCTCACGATCAAGAATAAACCAGCGGGCTTTTTAGGTTCGATTTTAGTAGGGATCGTCTTTGCCGCGGGGTGGACGCCGTGTAACGGACCGATTTTGGCGATGGTGCTTTCGCTCGCAGCGAGCTATCCGACGCAAGGGTTCGTCTTTATTTTCGCTTACATCCTCGGGTTTGCGATTCCTTTCTTTGTCATGGCCTTTTTCATCGGAGAGACGAAGTGGATTTTGCGTCACTCTAGTAAAATAATGAAGGTTGGCGGTGGCATCATGGTGCTCGTCGGGATCTTGCTATATACCGATAAAATGACGCTCATTACGACGTCGTTAGTCGACCTATTCGGGGGTTTCCAAGGGTTTTAG
- a CDS encoding sulfurtransferase TusA family protein, whose amino-acid sequence MQLTVDKVLDATGLSCPMPIVKTKRAIDGMAAGEVLEVHATDQGSTADIKAWAKSTGVQYLGTITAGDVLKHYVRKPSVSEVEDRRESDAVVALDQLQEKVAAGEKLTIIDVREQAEYAFGHIPGAKNIPLGELEERLSEIDRNDDIYVICRSGNRSDLAVHTMKQAGLTKVKNVVPGMNTWTGPTETSHA is encoded by the coding sequence ATGCAACTTACAGTTGATAAAGTGCTCGACGCAACGGGATTGTCTTGCCCGATGCCGATCGTGAAGACGAAACGAGCGATTGACGGTATGGCGGCGGGCGAAGTGTTAGAAGTTCACGCCACAGATCAAGGTTCCACTGCTGACATTAAGGCGTGGGCAAAAAGCACCGGGGTGCAATATTTAGGGACGATCACCGCCGGTGACGTACTCAAACATTACGTGCGCAAGCCGAGTGTCAGTGAGGTGGAAGACCGTAGAGAAAGTGACGCGGTCGTCGCGCTAGACCAGTTGCAGGAAAAAGTCGCAGCTGGTGAAAAATTGACGATTATCGATGTGCGCGAACAGGCGGAATACGCCTTCGGGCACATTCCAGGAGCGAAAAATATTCCGCTCGGGGAACTGGAAGAGCGGTTAAGTGAAATAGATCGTAATGACGACATTTACGTCATTTGTCGTAGCGGTAACCGCAGTGATTTGGCCGTACACACAATGAAGCAAGCAGGATTGACAAAAGTAAAAAACGTCGTTCCTGGGATGAACACGTGGACTGGTCCTACGGAGACATCCCACGCGTAA
- a CDS encoding DsrE/DsrF/DrsH-like family protein, translating to MGKKVAIIAANGSLFDAYKVFNIATAAAASDAEVKIFFTFEGLNLIHKEGYKQLPIPEGREQIAAGFKKANVPSMEEMIPLAQEMGVTFIACQMTMDVMDLQKDAFIDGVEVGGAATFLQFAQDADVSLTF from the coding sequence ATGGGTAAAAAAGTTGCGATTATCGCTGCGAACGGCAGCTTGTTCGATGCGTACAAAGTGTTTAACATTGCGACGGCTGCCGCAGCGTCGGACGCTGAGGTAAAAATATTTTTTACGTTCGAAGGACTGAACCTCATTCATAAAGAGGGTTATAAACAGTTGCCGATTCCGGAAGGCCGCGAACAGATCGCCGCTGGATTCAAGAAGGCGAACGTGCCGTCAATGGAAGAAATGATTCCGCTGGCGCAAGAGATGGGCGTGACGTTTATCGCCTGTCAAATGACGATGGACGTGATGGACTTGCAAAAAGACGCCTTTATCGACGGAGTAGAAGTTGGCGGAGCAGCGACGTTTTTACAGTTTGCGCAAGACGCCGACGTCAGTCTGACGTTTTAA
- a CDS encoding MBL fold metallo-hydrolase, translated as MSVQKMSARQLARLIMKQESLFILDVRNEDDYADWKIEGVNVRSINKPYFELLDGVEEIAAQLPKDENILVVCAKEGSSKFVAEQLAEAGFDRVSYLEDGMASWSEHLEPVKIGTLPSGGEVYQFVRLGKGCLSYAVVADGEALIVDANRMIGVYETFAAEKKVMITHVVDTHLHADHVSGGRHLAERAGATYWLPAPDAGDVTYAYKPLQDGGVLEIGAGVGAEAVKKVTVEAIHTPGHTIGSTSLIVGGKYLLTGDTLFVASIGRPDLAGQATAWADDLRATLYDRFKALPHELVVLPGHFAEVSELNEDGSVQETLGQLYAHNKGLTITDDAQFRRAVTENLPPQPHAYEQIRMTNKGQTHPDAAEQREMEIGPNRCAIHG; from the coding sequence ATGTCTGTGCAAAAAATGTCGGCCAGGCAACTGGCACGGCTCATTATGAAACAGGAATCGTTGTTTATTTTAGACGTCCGGAATGAAGACGACTATGCGGATTGGAAAATCGAAGGCGTCAATGTGCGCTCGATCAACAAGCCGTACTTCGAGCTATTGGACGGTGTCGAAGAAATCGCCGCACAGTTGCCTAAGGACGAAAACATTTTGGTCGTCTGTGCGAAGGAAGGCTCGTCAAAATTTGTCGCCGAACAACTGGCGGAAGCAGGTTTTGACCGCGTGTCGTATTTAGAAGACGGGATGGCATCGTGGAGCGAACATTTAGAGCCAGTAAAAATCGGTACGCTTCCCAGTGGGGGAGAGGTTTACCAGTTCGTACGGCTCGGTAAGGGATGTCTCTCTTACGCCGTCGTCGCCGATGGAGAGGCGCTCATCGTCGACGCGAACAGGATGATCGGCGTGTATGAGACGTTTGCTGCCGAAAAAAAGGTCATGATTACGCACGTCGTCGACACCCACTTGCACGCCGACCACGTCTCCGGCGGGCGCCATTTAGCCGAGCGGGCCGGAGCGACGTACTGGTTGCCGGCGCCAGATGCGGGGGATGTGACGTATGCGTATAAACCGTTGCAAGATGGTGGAGTACTTGAAATCGGCGCGGGTGTCGGTGCAGAAGCGGTGAAAAAAGTGACAGTAGAAGCGATACACACGCCGGGGCACACGATTGGCAGTACGTCCCTCATCGTCGGCGGTAAATACTTGCTGACAGGGGATACGTTGTTCGTCGCTTCGATCGGGCGCCCAGACTTGGCGGGGCAAGCAACCGCCTGGGCGGACGACTTGCGCGCGACGCTGTACGACCGCTTCAAGGCGTTGCCGCACGAACTCGTCGTGTTACCTGGACACTTCGCCGAAGTGAGTGAGTTAAACGAAGACGGGAGTGTGCAGGAGACGCTCGGACAGCTTTACGCCCACAACAAAGGGCTCACGATCACGGACGACGCACAGTTTCGCCGTGCCGTAACGGAAAACTTGCCGCCGCAACCGCACGCGTACGAACAAATTCGTATGACGAATAAGGGACAAACGCATCCCGATGCCGCGGAACAACGGGAAATGGAAATTGGACCGAACCGTTGTGCCATTCACGGGTAA
- a CDS encoding sulfite exporter TauE/SafE family protein: MTIDFAVTLFAIGFVGSFVSGMLGIGGSIVNYPLLLYVPPLVGVTALTAHDVTGINAVQVFFATLSGLFVFRKGGYLNKALIGYMGVSIVAGSFIGGYGSNVASAAAINTTYAVLATLAALLMIVPQKESDDVPLTEVTFHKPAAVAIGFAVGLAAGVVGAGGAFILVPLMLVVLKIPTRMTIATSLAVTFLSSIGTTAGKLLTGQVLFAPAAVVVVASLLAAPLGATVSKKVNVKWLQALLVVLIVVTSLKIWVDVLGG; the protein is encoded by the coding sequence ATGACCATTGACTTCGCCGTGACACTGTTCGCGATCGGCTTTGTCGGCTCATTCGTTTCGGGGATGCTCGGCATCGGCGGTTCGATCGTTAATTACCCGCTCCTGTTATACGTTCCCCCTTTGGTCGGTGTGACGGCGCTAACGGCCCACGACGTGACCGGTATTAACGCGGTACAAGTTTTTTTTGCAACGCTCAGTGGGTTATTCGTTTTCCGCAAAGGCGGTTATTTAAATAAGGCACTCATCGGGTATATGGGTGTGAGTATCGTGGCAGGTAGCTTTATCGGCGGTTACGGCTCCAATGTTGCAAGTGCCGCCGCCATTAATACGACGTACGCGGTGTTGGCGACACTTGCCGCACTGCTTATGATCGTCCCGCAAAAAGAGAGCGACGATGTACCGCTGACCGAAGTGACGTTTCATAAACCGGCTGCGGTCGCCATCGGCTTTGCTGTCGGGTTGGCGGCTGGCGTCGTCGGTGCGGGAGGGGCCTTTATTCTCGTTCCGCTCATGTTGGTCGTTTTAAAAATACCGACGCGAATGACAATCGCGACCTCACTCGCGGTAACGTTTCTCTCGTCGATCGGTACGACGGCGGGAAAACTACTCACCGGTCAAGTGTTGTTTGCGCCTGCTGCGGTTGTCGTCGTCGCCAGTTTGCTCGCCGCGCCACTCGGTGCTACGGTGAGCAAGAAAGTGAATGTCAAGTGGTTGCAGGCACTATTAGTCGTGTTAATCGTGGTAACGTCACTAAAAATTTGGGTCGACGTGTTAGGAGGATAA
- a CDS encoding rhodanese-like domain-containing protein, translating to MSASIFFLLVVVALVGWMLWQKFVPPKGVTNINVQELEQLLAKREDCYFIDVRETHEYKAGHIRGMKNIPLLELHNRRNRIPQQKQIVLICRSGRRSRIAARMLAKQGFSRIANVRGGMLAWKGRVS from the coding sequence GTGTCTGCAAGTATATTTTTTCTGCTCGTTGTCGTGGCGCTCGTCGGGTGGATGCTTTGGCAGAAGTTTGTGCCACCGAAAGGGGTCACGAACATTAATGTGCAAGAGCTGGAACAATTGTTAGCCAAGCGTGAGGACTGTTATTTTATCGATGTGCGCGAAACGCACGAGTACAAAGCTGGACATATCCGCGGGATGAAGAATATCCCGCTGTTAGAGTTGCACAATAGACGTAACCGCATCCCACAGCAGAAACAAATTGTCCTCATTTGCCGCAGCGGCAGGCGAAGTCGGATCGCGGCGAGAATGTTGGCGAAGCAGGGCTTTTCGCGCATAGCCAACGTTCGAGGTGGGATGCTCGCGTGGAAGGGAAGGGTATCATGA
- a CDS encoding metal-sensitive transcriptional regulator, whose protein sequence is MKYENDVKNRLKRIEGQARGVLRMMDEEKDCREVITQLSAVRAAVDRAILYIVGTNMEQCLRENIANGEETDDVIKEAVQMLVKSR, encoded by the coding sequence ATGAAATACGAGAACGATGTAAAAAACCGCCTAAAACGGATTGAAGGTCAAGCGCGCGGCGTGCTGCGGATGATGGACGAGGAAAAAGACTGCCGCGAGGTGATCACGCAGCTGTCGGCTGTGCGCGCAGCTGTCGACCGCGCCATTTTGTACATCGTCGGGACGAATATGGAGCAGTGTTTGCGCGAGAACATTGCCAATGGCGAGGAGACAGACGACGTCATTAAGGAAGCAGTGCAAATGCTCGTCAAAAGCCGCTGA